The following coding sequences are from one Diospyros lotus cultivar Yz01 chromosome 7, ASM1463336v1, whole genome shotgun sequence window:
- the LOC127805882 gene encoding uncharacterized protein C24H6.02c gives MAARHIQRRLLSAFCSTGPQSSPCNRRPWRFFPAANSVVSRHDLCKRRIQTMTEPSEQAVEEATSLRPDSDSAKLPANATSNENSAVKFKADPNLKISARHDLAMIFTCKVCETRSIKTMCRESYEKGVVVARCGGCNNLHLIADHLGWFGQPGSIEDFLAARGEEVKKGSVDTLNLTLEELAGKGFGK, from the exons ATGGCAGCTCGGCATATTCAAAGGCGGTTACTATCAGCTTTCTGCAGTACAGGCCCTCAATCCTCTCCTTGCAACA GACGCCCATGGCGATTTTTTCCTGCTGCAAATTCAGTTGTCAGCAGACATGATTTATGTAAAAGAAGAATTCAGACCATGACTGAACCAAGCGAGCAGGCTGTTGAAGAAGCAACCAGCTTGAGGCCTGATTCCGACTCAGCAAAATTACCCGCCAACGCAACAAGTAATGAAAATTCTGCTGTGAAATTCAAGGCCGACCCCAACTTGAAGATATCTGCCCGGCATGATCTTGCCATGATCTTTACTTGTAAAGTCTGCGAAACAAGATCCATCAAGACAATGTGTCGTGAATCGTACGAGAAAGGAGTGGTGGTGGCGCGCTGTGGCGGATGCAATAATCTCCATCTGATTGCAGATCATCTGGGTTGGTTTGGACAGCCGGGGAGCATCGAGGACTTCCTGGCAGCTCGCGGGGAAGAGGTGAAAAAAGGCTCTGTTGATACTCTGAATTTAACACTAGAAGAGTTGGCTGGAAAGGGATTTGGAAAGTAG
- the LOC127806471 gene encoding protein LYK5-like, which translates to MCKSKRSTDATGPGKSSSRISRTSTTPAKSSKRSSPKSSEVHRSPFDPSTSNNYTTTGSGYYKDSWQSPASSLSSLKDSLPTETAHLYDFSEICYATNNFLARKFSSSSSSASWRCMIRGRDAVVFQRKFHCRIPEEVLRERLSLIYRSHHTSLIKLRGASIATDLAHGLDYIHHSTGLRSSFIHNHIKSTSVIVTNTSLNARICHFGTAELCGEVTNGVEVEESKFLKRSDSQELMFNGTRGYMSPEYQATGIATQKSDVFAFGVVILELLSGEEPLRYRFEEGGGYVRVSVVETAVEAVKGGGGRLRRWMDPRLKDSYPLEVAEKTARMALDCVETDPERRPDMGRVAGRLSRLYLASQAWMETIGVPTNFTASIAAR; encoded by the exons ATGTGTAAATCCAAGAGGAGCACGGACGCTACCGGGCCGGGGAAATCGAGCTCTCGGATCTCAAGAACCAGCACCACCCCCGCAAAATCATCGAAACGTTCGTCGCCAAAGAGCTCCGAAGTGCACCGATCGCCTTTTGATCCTTCAACAAGCAATAACTACACCACCACAGGCTCCGGCTACTACAAGGACTCGTGGCAGTCCCCGGCTTCTTCATTGTCGAGCCTCAAAGATTCTTTACCAACCGAGACTGCTCACCTGTACGATTTCTCGGAGATTTGCTACGCCACCAACAACTTTCTCGCCAGAAAGTTCTCGTCCTCTTCGTCATCGGCTTCCTGGCGGTGCATGATTCGAGGCCGCGACGCCGTCGTTTTCCAGAGGAAGTTCCACTGCCGGATTCCTGAGGAGGTGCTCCGCGAGCGGCTCTCGCTGATTTACAGAAGTCACCATACTAGCTTGATCAAGCTTCGCGGCGCTTCG ATTGCGACCGATCTCGCTCACGGCCTTGATTATATTCACCATTCTACAGGATTGCGTTCGAGTTTTATACATAATCACATCAAGAGTACGAGCGTTATTGTCACAAACACGTCGCTGAACGCCAGAATTTGCCATTTCGGCACGGCGGAGCTCTGCGGCGAGGTGACGAACGGCGTCGAAGTAGAAGAGTCGAAATTCCTGAAGAGATCGGACAGCCAAGAGTTGATGTTCAACGGCACGAGAGGATACATGTCGCCGGAGTACCAGGCCACCGGAATCGCGACGCAGAAGTCCGACGTGTTCGCGTTTGGCGTAGTGATTCTAGAGCTGTTGTCCGGCGAAGAGCCTCTGAGGTACAGGTTTGAAGAAGGAGGTGGTTACGTGAGGGTTTCGGTGGTGGAGACTGCGGTAGAGGCGGTGAAAGGCGGCGGAGGGAGGCTGAGGCGGTGGATGGACCCGAGGCTGAAGGACTCGTATCCGTTGGAGGTGGCGGAGAAGACGGCGCGGATGGCTCTGGACTGTGTAGAGACGGATCCGGAAAGGAGGCCGGATATGGGTCGTGTTGCGGGTCGGCTATCGAGACTATATTTGGCGTCTCAGGCTTGGATGGAGACGATCGGCGTCCCAACCAATTTCACCGCCTCTATTGCCGCTCGGTGA